The nucleotide sequence GCCCGAGGTGGTCGGCGCGCTGCTGGCCCGCAGCCGGAAGGGTCGCCGCGACCCCCAGCACCAGCCCCAGCGCGGCCACGCCGCGCCCCCGTCCCTGCCTCCACCCTGCTCGTCCCACCGGTGCCCTCTCTCGCTGCGAGCCGTCAGCCGGATGGTCACGCCGAGGGTGTCCTTGGCCTTGTCCCCGTGATGACGCTCCGACGCGAGGCCGACTATGGGGCGAGCGGCTGCGGTCTGTCAAGACGCAACGGCCCGCTCATCCAAGGATTTGGAGTCGGCATCCAAGAACCGAGCGGGCTGCCGCCACGCCAGACCGCCCCCCGGACGACTGCACCTCCCGTACGCGTTGCCGATTCTAAGGGCAGGCCGCCTGCGCGCGACCGGAACGGCGTTTGCTTGTCGAAGGTCCAAGGGGGGCGATGATGAGCGTCGTGCGGTTGATCGGCTTCACCACTCTCGCCTGCGGTTGCGTCGTCGGGCGCTACCGGGAAACGGCCACCGCGCGCGACATCTCGTACATCGAAGAGAAGGGCGTCGGCTGCCCGGAGTCGACACACCGGCGCAACCAGGTGCTGCCGCGGCGCTGGACGGCCCATGTCGGAAGCTCGGCAGCGTTGTCGCAAGCCCGCGCCTCATAGACCTTCAGTCTTCTCCAGCGCGCCCTCTTGGCACTCCACCCAGCCAGGCCGCCGTCCGCACGTGTTGCGTGTGATACCCTCAACGGTCGATCGCCGGCCATGACGGCCGGCGCCCCCCGGGAGATCGCGACACCGTGAAGGGCATCATTCTCGCCGGCGGTTCGGGCACGCGGCTTTATCCCCTCACCAGAGCGGTGTGCAAGCAGCTCGTCCCCGTCTACAACAAGCCGATGATCTACTATCCCCTCTCCACGCTCATGCTGGCGGGGATCCGGGACATCCTGATCATCACGACCCCCGAAGACCAGGACGGCTTTCGTCGCCTGCTCGGCGACGGCGGTTCGCTCGGCCTGTCGGTGGCCTACACGGTCCAACCGTCGCCGGACGGGCTGGCCCAGGCCTTCATCCTCGGCCGGCAGTTCGTGGGACGCGACCGCGTCGCGCTGGCCCTTGGCGACAACATCTTCTACGGCCACGGGTTCCCGGAGGTGCTTCGCGCCGCCGCGGGGCGCGAAGCCGGAGCGACGGTGTTCGGCTACCTGGTCCGCGACCCCTGGCGATACGGGGTCGTGGAGTTCGACGACCAGGGTCGCGCCATCAGCCTGGAAGAGAAGCCAACGCAGCCGCGGTCGTCGTATGCCGTCACCGGGCTCTACTTCTACGACAATGCCGTGCTCGACATCGCCGCGGGCCTCGCACCGTCCCCGCGGGGCGAGCTCGAGATCACCGATGTCAACCTGCACTACCTCGAACGAGGCACGCTGACGGTCGAGCGGCTCGGGCGGGGCATCGCGTGGCTCGATACGGGGACCCACGAGTCGCTGCTCCAGGCTTCGCTCTTCGTGCAGACCATCGAGGAGCGACAGGGGCTGATGATGGCCTGTGTCGAGGAAATCGCTTACCGCATGGGGTACATCGGGGCCGACGAGGTCGCCCGGATCGCGGCGCCGATGCGGTCGAACGCGTACGGGCAGTACCTGCTGCGCATGATCGAGCAGGAGGTCGGATCGCATGCAGGTGTCTGAGACCGCGATCCCGGGCGTGGTGCTCATCGAGCCGCGTGTCTTCCGCGATGCGCGCGGGTTCTTCGTCGAGACCTACCACGCCGAGCGCTATCGGTCGATGGGCATCGACCTCCCCTTCGTCCAGGACAATCACTCACGCTCGACACGGGGAACGCTGCGCGGCCTCCACTGGCAATGGCGGCGCCCTCAGGGCAAGCTCGTCCGGGTCATCGAAGGCGAGATCTTCGACGTCGCGGTCGACATCCGCCCCGAGTCCCCCACGTTCGGACAATGGGTCGGGGCCACGCTCTCTGCCGAGAACTTCCTGCAGATCTACGTCCCACCCGGGTTCGCGCACGGCTTCTGTGTGACGAGCGACGTGGCCCAGGTCGAGTACAAGTGCACGGACGTCTACGACCCCGAGGGCGAAGGCGGCCTGACGTGGAACGACCCGGACCTCGCCATCGCCTGGCCGGTGACCGACCCGTTCCTGTCGGCGCGCGATCAGGCGCACCCGACGCTTCGGGAACGGTTCCCTGGGAGTCGGCCGGCCGTCAGGATACGCTGACGCGCTGGGATGAGTCGACGACGGCCTGTCGGATTTCCGTCGACCGGGATGGTATCGGGAGTGCCGGATCGTGATCGTCGGGATGTTCGGATGCCGGCGTCCCGCCGCCGGGCGAGACCAGTTCCAGCCAGCCCGCCCAGCCACAGTGCCAGCACTCGTGTGGCCGTTTGGTCGTGAAGCGCATGAGCAGCCGCTGCCAGAAGGTCGGCGGAATGGGCCTGACGAACGAAGACGTGCAGACGGGACAACGAGACATGGTGGCGTTCGGCACAAGCGTCACCACCCATTGTAAGCAAGAATCGTGACGGGCGGACGGGCCGGTCAGTTCCCGCGAACGATCCGCCCCACGCAGCGCCCGAAGCCCAACCCGACCATCCCG is from Acidobacteriota bacterium and encodes:
- the rfbC gene encoding dTDP-4-dehydrorhamnose 3,5-epimerase; translation: MQVSETAIPGVVLIEPRVFRDARGFFVETYHAERYRSMGIDLPFVQDNHSRSTRGTLRGLHWQWRRPQGKLVRVIEGEIFDVAVDIRPESPTFGQWVGATLSAENFLQIYVPPGFAHGFCVTSDVAQVEYKCTDVYDPEGEGGLTWNDPDLAIAWPVTDPFLSARDQAHPTLRERFPGSRPAVRIR
- the rfbA gene encoding glucose-1-phosphate thymidylyltransferase RfbA, whose translation is MKGIILAGGSGTRLYPLTRAVCKQLVPVYNKPMIYYPLSTLMLAGIRDILIITTPEDQDGFRRLLGDGGSLGLSVAYTVQPSPDGLAQAFILGRQFVGRDRVALALGDNIFYGHGFPEVLRAAAGREAGATVFGYLVRDPWRYGVVEFDDQGRAISLEEKPTQPRSSYAVTGLYFYDNAVLDIAAGLAPSPRGELEITDVNLHYLERGTLTVERLGRGIAWLDTGTHESLLQASLFVQTIEERQGLMMACVEEIAYRMGYIGADEVARIAAPMRSNAYGQYLLRMIEQEVGSHAGV